The following proteins come from a genomic window of Acinonyx jubatus isolate Ajub_Pintada_27869175 chromosome C1, VMU_Ajub_asm_v1.0, whole genome shotgun sequence:
- the LOC128311846 gene encoding LOW QUALITY PROTEIN: uncharacterized protein LOC128311846 (The sequence of the model RefSeq protein was modified relative to this genomic sequence to represent the inferred CDS: inserted 1 base in 1 codon; substituted 2 bases at 2 genomic stop codons), with protein MRPPEGSTFQADYIARISLPDQQGVRNIDQDLIPHFLGVRGFMHMLELMDIWDTSHLALFKNSCYKHLRVGLCGTYVFISLTYVSRSVDELVVSEWPTFNVGWPPEGTFDLPTIHRDRSIISQPKAGHLDQLPYIITWQDLVEDPPSWLKPFLTLLPPEPKPILALQETEKLTQPSAPLYPVLQGGTEEELIFPPPYNPSRMPEEHHPPPPGEADAVPRAGGGNAPGGSPPFTRQRAQRGQSASTADSTILPLRATGPPDAEGNQPHHYWPFATSDLYNWKAQNPKFSEKPAGLIDLLDSVLFTHQPTWDDCQQLLQVLFTTEEXRILNGARKLVPGADGNPTTNQAQIDASFPLTRPQWDFNTAEGKERLRVYRQTLMGGLRMAARKPTNLAKVGNVQQGKDESPAAFLEWIMEAFRTYTPMDPEALESKAAVIMAFVNQLAKDIRRKLQKIDRLGEKSLQDLLVVAEKVYKNREPPEDKQARAMAAASSKQTRDLARILLATTADFPEERDRRLRQLADDTRKGKSTKGGKQRLQKDQCAYCKEIGHWARDCPKRAGGKGSKTDXVKVLELDELSDXGSQGSDPLPEPRVTLKVEGTPIDFLVDTGAQHSVLRTPQGKLASKKSWVQGATGMSQYSWTTRRTVDLGTGRVSHSFMVIPECPYPLLGRDLLTKIGAQITFRQGGPQVTDGKGHPIQVLTMKLEDEYLLHQEVLPREDNIDRWLQEFPSVWAETGGMGLAAHRTPVLVELKPGESQVRIKQYPMSQEAWKGIQPHIQRLRSLGVLVPCQSAWNTPLLLVKKPHTNDYRPVQDLREVNKRVVDIHPTVPNPYTLLSSLAPSRVWYTVLI; from the exons ATGAGACCCCCAGAAGGGTCTACTTTCCAGGCTGATTACATAGCAAGAATAAGCCTGCCGGACCAGCAAGGTGTAAGAAACATCGATCAAGATTTAATTCCTCACTTTCTGGGTGTGAGAGGTTTTATGCACATGTTGGAG ttgatggatatttgggataCTTCCCATTTGGCACTATTTAAGAatagttgctataaacatttacgTGTAGGTCTTTGTGGGACCTATGTTTTCATATCTCTTACATATGTATCTAGAAGTGTGGATGAGTTAGTTGTAAG cgagtggccaactttcaatgttGGATGGCCACCcgaggggaccttcgacctccctactATCCACCGAGacaggagtatcatctctcagcctaaggcgggccatcttgatcagctcccttacattatcacttggcaggaccttgtagaagacccaccctcttggcttaagcccttcctaaccctgctccctccagagccaaaacccattcttgctttgcaggaaaCAGAGAagcttacccagccttcagcacccctctaccctgtcctacaggggggtactgaagaagaattaatttttcctcccccgtataacccctctaggatgccggaagaacaccatcctccccctccgggggaggcagacgctgttccgagagcgggaggcggaaacgctccagggggaagcccgccctttaccagacaaagggctcagagggggcaatctGCCTCCaccgccgactccactattctgcccctgcgagccaccggacccccagacgcggaggggaatcagccccatcactattggcctttcgccactagtgacctctacaattggaaagctcagaatcctaagttttccgagaaaccggcagggcttattgatttattagactctgttctttttacccatcagcccacgtgggatgattgccagcagcttttgcaggtcctgttcacgactgaag aaagaatcctcaatggggcccgaaaactagttccaggcgcagacgggaatcccaccaccaaccaggctcagatagatgcctccttccccttaactcggccccagtgggatttcaacacggcagaaggtaaggagaggctccgggtctaccgccagactctaatggggggtctccgaatggctgctagaaagccaaccaatttggccaaggtaggaaatgtacaacagggaaaagatgaatctccggctgcctttttagaatggatcatggaggcattccgtacctatacccccatggatccagaggctctggaaagcaaggcagctgttatcatggcctttgtaaaccaattggccaaagacattaggagaaaattacagaaaatagatagactaggagaaaaaagtctgcaggacttactggtggtagccgaaaaggtatataaaaaccgggagcctcctgaggacaagcaggctcgcgccatggcggctgccagcagtaagcagactcgagacctggccagaatactactagctaccactgctgacttccccgaggaacgagaccgccgtctccggcagctggcagacgacacaagaaaaggtaaaagcaccaagggggggaagcagaggctgcagaaggatcagtgcgcatactgcaaggagatagggcattgggcccgagattgtccaaaaagagctggcgggaagggaagTAAGACTGATtaagtaaaagtcctagagctggatgaactaagtgattaggggagtcagggttcggaccctctccccgaacccagggtaactcttaaagtggaggggacccctattgacttccttgtcgacaccggagcacaacattcggtcctccgcaccccacaaggaaaactagccagcaagaagtcctgggtacaaggggcaactggtatgagccagtattcatggactacccgaagaacagtagatttgggaacgggccgggtatcccactcctttatggtaataccagaatgcccctacccgctgttaggacgggacttactgaccaagattggagctcagataactttcagacaaggggggcctcaggtcactgatggcaagggccaccccatccaggtcctgaccatgaaactggaggatgaatacctcctccaccaggaggtgctcccgagagaggataatatagacagatggctacaagaattcccctcggtttgggcagagacaggggggatgggactagccgctcacaggaccccagtcctggtagaactcaagccaggagagagtcaggtaaggatcaaacaataccccatgtctcaggaggcctggaaggggatccagccacacatccagagactacgaagcctaggggtactagttccttgccagtctgcctggaacacccccttactgctggtcaaaaagcctcacacaaatgactaccgaccggtacaagacctccgggaagtaaataagagggtcgtggacatacacccaactgttcccaacccatatactctcttgagctccttggcgccctccagggtctggtatactgtactgatttaa